A stretch of the Dioscorea cayenensis subsp. rotundata cultivar TDr96_F1 chromosome 4, TDr96_F1_v2_PseudoChromosome.rev07_lg8_w22 25.fasta, whole genome shotgun sequence genome encodes the following:
- the LOC120258305 gene encoding disease resistance protein RFL1-like, with translation MSNKKTSEEWRHMLKLLIKVDIKTITDIEESLFHNLKVSYDNLVSDTLRECFLCCAQWPEDERIPVYDLIEHWIALGLISDFENIGEAFDEGYSIIAKLNEACLLELGFYFNSGDEYVKLHDVIHDMALWIVSECGKEKNKWIVCGRGDDLRQFSEWEAGNWKETELISFKGTNFNKTLQKLLSDQNIDEKGQVSCASTSPRYPNLQSLFLEGYSKSDHMSRQFVINVFPHMPSLTHLNLSGIPITGLSKEIRVLVNLRYINISNTKIQSLPSELKELKELKYFLFRCKYYRGRGVLKVDGLSTLSMLPKLQVLDLYGNTCLEADDLRLLMERNRIKGISMLVELVEILGLLKHLPTWKIRLHSMQSMHTLQFCDLSYKHDEGLMELGITLWL, from the coding sequence ATGTCGAATAAGAAGACATCTGAAGAGTGGCGTCACATGCTGAAGTTGTTAATCAAGGTGGACATCAAGACCATCACTGATATCGAAGAATCATTGTTTCACAACTTAAAGGTCAGTTATGATAATTTGGTTAGTGATACTCTGCGAGAATGTTTCTTGTGTTGTGCCCAATGGCCTGAAGATGAGCGCATTCCAGTCTATGATCTTATAGAGCACTGGATTGCACTTGGATTGATCAGTGACTTTGAAAACATTGGGGAAGCCTTTGACGAGGGATATTCTATTATTGCAAAATTAAATGAAGCATGTTTGTTGGAATTGGGGTTTTACTTTAACTCTGGTGATGAGTATGTCAAATTACATGATGTGATTCATGATATGGCACTGTGGATTGTGTCCGAGTGTGGGAAGGAAAAGAACAAATGGATTGTTTGTGGAAGAGGTGATGATTTAAGACAATTTTCAGAGTGGGAAGCAGGCAACTGGAAGGAGACAGAACTAATATCTTTCAAAGGTACTAACTTTAACAAGACTCTCCAGAAATTATTAAGTGATCAAAATATTGACGAAAAGGGCCAAGTTTCTTGTGCATCAACTTCTCCAAGATATCCTAATCTCCAGAGTTTATTTCTTGAAGGATATTCTAAATCTGATCATATGTCCCGGCAGTTCGTTATAAATGTTTTCCCCCATATGCCATCTCTCACACACTTGAATCTATCTGGGATACCTATCACAGGTCTTTCAAAAGAAATTCGAGTTCTAGTTAATCTTCGATACATCAATATTAGCAACACAAAAATTCAATCACTGCCATCTGAACTAAAAGAGTTGAAGGAATTAAAGTACTTCCTTTTCAGATGTAAATATTATAGAGGCAGAGGTGTTCTTAAGGTTGATGGATTATCTACATTATCAATGTTGCCCAAATTGCAAGTGCTTGATCTTTATGGAAATACTTGTTTAGAAGCAGATGACTTGAGGTTATTGATGGAGAGGAATAGGATTAAAGGAATCAGTATGCTTGTGGAATTAGTTGAGATTCTTGGACTTCTCAAACATTTGCCGACTTGGAAAATAAGGTTGCACAGCATGCAGAGTATGCATACCCTCCAGTTTTGTGACTTGAGTTACAAACATGATGAAGGTTTGATGGAGTTAGGCATCACTCTGTGGCTTTGA